One Ricinus communis isolate WT05 ecotype wild-type chromosome 1, ASM1957865v1, whole genome shotgun sequence DNA window includes the following coding sequences:
- the LOC8270768 gene encoding soluble inorganic pyrophosphatase 1, with product MANEGEGNRSVPRLNERILSSLSKRTVAAHPWHDLEIGPGAPNIFNVVVEITKGSKVKYELDKKTGLIKVDRILYSSVVYPHNYGFIPRTLCEDNDPLDVLVLMQEPVLPGCFLRARAIGLMPMIDQGEKDDKIIAVCADDPEYKHYTDIKELAPHRLMEIRRFFEDYKKNENKEVAVNEFLPSNHAVDAIQYSMDLYAEYILHTLRR from the exons ATGGCCAATGAAGGTGAAGGGAATCGTAGTGTACCCCGTTTGAATGAGAGGATCCTGTCATCTTTATCCAAAAGAACTGTTGCTGCACATCCTTGGCATGATCTTGAAATTG GACCTGGAGCTCCCAACATCTTCAATGTT GTGGTTGAGATCACCAAGGGAAGTAAGGTTAAATATGAACTAGACAAGAAGACAGGACTCATCAAG GTGGATCGGATTTTATACTCATCTGTGGTCTATCCTCATAACTATGGTTTCATCCCTCGCACACTGTGTGAAGACAATGATCCCTTGGATGTTTTGGTTCTCATGCAG GAGCCTGTCCTCCCTGGTTGTTTTCTGCGAGCCAGGGCCATTGGACTTATGCCCATGATTGATCAG GGAGAAAAAGATGATAAAATTATTGCAGTTTGTGCTGATGATCCAGAGTACAAGCATTATACTGACATCAAGGAGTTGGCTCCGCATCGCCTTATGGAGATCCGTCGTTTCTTTGAagatt ACAAGAAAAATGAGAACAAGGAGGTCGCAGTTAATGAGTTCTTACCTTCAAACCATGCTGTCGATGCCATCCAGTATTCGAT GGACCTGTATGCTGAGTACATTCTGCACACCCTGAGGCGATAG